In the Primulina eburnea isolate SZY01 chromosome 15, ASM2296580v1, whole genome shotgun sequence genome, ACCAATTTATTGcgctttttttttcttttttttccccCAAAATAACTATCCCGAATCTTATCACTATTTTCAAGATATATAGTATTTATTAGAATGTCAATGAGGTGGATATGGGGCGGGTTTGGCTAAACCCAAGACCCTCCCATGAAAAAAACTTTGACCCATTACCCGTCCCACCCcggttaaatattcttcggaCCCACCTCACCTCGAATACGAAACGGGGCCGGGTAGACCCGTGGGacctgaatttttttaaaataaaaaaataatatttcttctCACATGACTGAATTATGAAACAGTCAAGCCTCTAAATACAATATTGTGGAAAGTTAATTCATGTCTTcgaccacacttaataataacaaGCAAAGTATTTTTACGACATAaagaattacataaaaaaaagagTTACTAGCTCTCCAAAAAAATCTTGACATCCCCAAAAAGAagtcataacataatttaaacagATCAATAATCAGCGAGTATGCAATATTTAAGTCTACTAAGATGATGACCAACTATTCTTCCACTATTGTTAAAAGCATATTCAAATGCAACAGTTGACATATGAATAGCTAAGATCGTTATGGTTGAGGTGAGCtactaaaaaatgaaaattaaaaaaactaaaaccgtaaaatatttatatccacATATATGGGGCATGTATTATATGACCCATGACCCGTCCCATATCTGGAtgagttttaaaaatttgaccCGAGACCCACCCCATAACCCATTTAGTATGCCCAAACCAACCCCATACACGCGGGTCCATTGTGGGTCTGGGTAAAACCCGGACCCATTGACATCCCTAGTATTTATTACAAGAGTAGATCTCaggatctttatttgtgagacggatcaatcatactcatatttacaataaaaagtactatattttaatggatgacctaaatagaatacatgtctcacaaaaatgatatgtgagaccgtttcgCAGAAGCTTTTGTGTtatcataattattaatatacCTAGTTtcatttcaatttaaatataatatgatTTTCTCGATAATTAAATCAGAATCTATTATAAATAAACATTCGACAGAATTTCATTCAAATGGTTATTGTTGTAATGAACCCATCTCAAGAGTCAAGGCCCGTAATCCGCTCGCCTGATTTTACTCCAAATTTGTACCATTTGcacaattatattatatattgatGGGTATTAATATTGCCAAACCTCATCTTATGTGATCTGTATGGTCTTCTCCAATTCTCATCACCTACTTTACTCTTTCATGCCCGCAGTATACAATTACTAGTTCTTTAATATGCGGGCTTTAATCCGCCTTCAGATGGATAATTTTTGACTTGTAGGACTTTGTTGTTACTTAGAAGAAAAGGGAGGAAAGAAAGATTATTTCTTGTTGCCATTTtcactcaatttttttttaaaaaaaatttaagctgATTTTTTGTTGGGGAGATTTCTGTTCATATTCATTTGGGGAAAACCCATTTTTCGTATGTATGGTAGTTTGTTTGAATTGACGTGTATTGGTGATTGGATCTGAAGGAAGTGGAAGCTGATGGTTGAATAGCGTACGTTTGAATTGGATTTCATTGCCAAATTGCgttcttttataattttattgatttccTTTGAAGTTTGAACACATCTTCAGTTATTTGCGCTTCTTGATTTTCAAAATCTATGCTTTATATAGTCTTTGTGAGATTTTCATTAGGAGAAAATGGCCCAAAGTAAAAAAGGAAAGTTAGTAGCGTTTTGTCGGTGGAGATTGTTTACATGTTAGCTTCCAGTAAATCtgtcttatttttaaaatttttgaggaGTTCAACATATTGGCATGGGAAAGAATGTTCATCTTCGTTCCGGAAGAATATTCAACGATAGAAGATGGAAAATTCCCTTCTTTTTGAGTTTGCTAGTGTCTGTCACTATATTCACTTCCTCCATGTTTGGAATATACTTATCACCACATGGTCAGGATCAAATTCAACTTGATACTCAGTCATTTTCGGAAATTAAGGACTCGGAAGGGCATTTTGTAGAATTTGATTTAAGGAAGTCGTTTGCGTCTAATGATGAATCAGAGATAGAGCCTCCAAGGTTTGCTTATCTGATTTCGGGAACAAAAGGTGATAGCCAGAGGATGTTGAGGACGTTGCAAGCCGTGTATCACCCTAGGAATCAGTATATTCTTCACATGGATCTTGAAGCTCCTCCAAAGGAGAGGTTGAATTTAACAATGTCGGTGAAGAATGATCCGACATTTAGTGAAGTAGAAAACGTGCGCGTCATGGCTCCATCAAATTTGGTTACATACAAGGGGCCAACTATGATAGCTTGTACCCTTCAAGGTATAGCAATATTGTGGAAGGAGAGCTTGAATTGGGATTGGTTTATAAATCTGAGTGCTTCTGATTATCCTCTCATCACTCAAGATGGTCAGCTCTCTGTTTCTTATCTTTTTAAGTATTTGAACTTTATTCAATATCATTTTTCGCTATTGTAGTCAGTATTctcatttcttgaaagactggcTGCTTGAGGTCATAGCGATCAACTTACATGATAAACCGTTGGGATTAATGTGTCTTATAGTATTCTTCACGGGGCTTCAATGTTGTGATCAACATTAACAGTAAGATTAGGGGATAGGGTATCAGATTGAATTTTCGAACTACCTTAAAGGTGCCTTGATAGTACTGTCTTTGCCCATGAGAAGAAGTTCTTCTAACGCAAATTGCTGTATGTAGAGTCTTAGTGTTTGGAGAATAATGGCAGACCTTGGGCTGGGAAGTAAAATAATCACATTTTTGCAAGTAAGGCCCCATACTAGCTTTAAGGCTGTGTTCTACTTTTCTTTCCACAAGATGACGATATTTAAAGTATAGTCATATATATTTTgtcttgaaattcttgaaaatcaTGTCAATAAAAATGAGCTAGTATTAATCTTTTATAAATCTGCTCTGATTTAGTAATTCTCTTTATAGAGGATTATATTCTTAGTAGAAAAATATTCTTCTTTTGAAGTATTTCATTCGACAGAGAATCTCTATGACTGTTGATTTCTATCATCCTTCAAAAATCTCCACGACTGAATTTCTATCATCCTTGACAAAAAGACTCGCCCTCCTTTTAAACAATTcagttattttaatttttaaataaaacttggCTAGATTCTGTATGGTTTCTACAACCTAAGCAGTTATGGGCTTGTAAAGACTGACAGCGGTGGGTTGTTGAAGCTGGAAAATGGAATATCTTTGTTTACATTCTACATTTATCATGATGTAAATGGTTGTGCTGATGACCCATTGTGCTATTCTGCGTATATATCCTTTGGTGGTTAGGTTGTGATTGGTTTCAAGAAATTTTAGCATTTATGGCAGGATAGAATAAGCTTGTGTTTTATTGTGCAGATCTGCTGCACGTCTTCTCAAATCTATCACGAAATCTTAATTTTGTTGAGCATACGGAAATTAATGGGTGGAAACTGTAAGTAACCTTAATCTCTGTGTCAAAATACTGGACCATGAGTATTTTGATTCAAAGCATAGGTTTCATCAGATAATCAATAATGTTACCTATTGTTTCAGGAACCAGAGAGCAAAGCCGATCATAATTGATCCTGGCCTCTACCTATCCAAAAAATCTGATCTTGCTTTGACCTTGCAGCGTCGTTCGCTACCAACATCTTTTAAGTTGTTTACTGGTGAATTTCTCTTCCCAGCCTCGTGAGATTTTGGTCAAAATTTTCTTAGGTTTATTATCTCATCTAATTTACCACGGCAGAGTCAATAAATACATGACCTGGTCCTCTGTGATCTTCTACGATGATGGCAAGTTTATATCAGTAGTACTATCCTGAAAATTCTCTCTGCTGTAGCATTATCAGGATCACGATTCTATCATATCAATGCTATTGAAAACTTTATGCTTGCAATTCAAATTACTTTTTTTATTAACTAACTCCAAATGACTTCTTACATCGAGGTAGATATGTAATCTTCGAATAAACTGCAAGTTTGGTAAAATTCTGTTATTCAATAACAGTAAAGTTATGTGGAATTTGACAATCAAATTTCGATGTTGTTCAATATTATTTTAGTAAGAATGCTTTTGGAGAAGACGGTTAATCTAGTCGTGACAATGAGCTCTGGTCAGCCAAGAGGCTGTTAACTTTATCGGATAGCACctttgatgaaaaatatgatctACAAGTTTAGAGAGAACTGGTTTTTTCGTAAACCAGATCACAATTAAATAATATCAAAGATGCATCATGATTTTAGCATCCGACTCCAGGACACTTACTATTATACTTTGTTTTATATCCATTGAAATATTGATTTCTTGATGATTTAATGCTCCCACTTCCCTTATTTTACAGGGTCGGCATGGGTGTTTCTAACGCGCTCTTTTGTGGAATACTGCATATGGGGATGGGATAATCTTCCCCGAACAATCCTAATGTACTACACAAACTTCATTTCCTCCCCCGAAGGGTATTTCCACACTGTTATTTGCAACACCGAAGAGTTTCGAAACACTGCAGTAAGTCACGATCTCCACTACATTGCTTGGGACACTCCTCCTAAGCAGCATCCAAGATTGTTGACTATCAAAGATTTCAGCCACATGGTGAATAGTAGCGCCCCATTCGCACGCAAGTTTCCTAAAGACGATCCGGTACTAGACAAGATTGATCGAGAGTTGTTGGGTCGAACCCATCGCTTCGCTCGAGGAGCATGGTGTATAGGAAACTCGAACAATGGGTCTGATCCTTGCTTGTTGCGAGGTGATGACTCCGTGTTTAGGCCTGGCCCTGGTGCCGATAGGTTGGAAAATCTTTTGAGGAAATTGTTATCTGAAGATTCACGTGGTGATTCGTGTCGAGAACGAGGGTGAATGTAGTGTCTGGCCTATTGATGAGAGGGCGTTTGCAATTTTCTTCAGTAGCAATTGTTCTCTCAAATGTATATATCAATTGATCATTGTATTCCATAGATTGCTGCTAATACACTGTAAAAATTGTGTTTCTTGTTTCAATGAAATTATGATCCCAACTCTCATTTTTCCTTTTGCATGTTGAAACCACATTGTTCAAGGCATTCAGTTATGGCCAacttttcattttaaaaaatgacTAGTAGGAAGATAGGTGTTTTAGGTACACATCAACGCTAAAAAGATGCTCTGAAGGCTTCTCCAACCCTGCATCACTCACTGTAGCTATGccattattttaaatgatttttttttcttttaatgatccatcttctatttttattaattgtgtagtaaatatatttataattggattagagataataaatttttttaaaaaaatcgatatttatattttatatttattattcgaACGAAATTGAAATAATTCAAGTTATTTCTAATTTAATgttcaaaaaattattatattaattaattataattatgaaattatattatataattaatatttaattaacacGCATAAATGATAGTAATACAACGTGAAACATGAAATACAAATCTATCGTCTTTAATTCATGAAGATTATAAGAGTTTCATTcgttaaaagtaaaaatttacggtaaaaagttaaaaaaaatatcaaactcACAATATACATTAAATTATAcacttataaaatttatactctatttaattgtgttcttcttcacaaattaaGAGACctatttataaaatttctttggaaacaattcaaaaataaatacatcattgttaggatcggttagagGGTAAATCGTTGAGCTACTCGGTTATTGAAATATCAAACATTgattaattaaatcgagtttggttttcaaaacaagacactcgaaataatcattcgtaGAAACAGATTAAacattttgtaa is a window encoding:
- the LOC140814212 gene encoding beta-glucuronosyltransferase GlcAT14A-like; the protein is MGKNVHLRSGRIFNDRRWKIPFFLSLLVSVTIFTSSMFGIYLSPHGQDQIQLDTQSFSEIKDSEGHFVEFDLRKSFASNDESEIEPPRFAYLISGTKGDSQRMLRTLQAVYHPRNQYILHMDLEAPPKERLNLTMSVKNDPTFSEVENVRVMAPSNLVTYKGPTMIACTLQGIAILWKESLNWDWFINLSASDYPLITQDDLLHVFSNLSRNLNFVEHTEINGWKLNQRAKPIIIDPGLYLSKKSDLALTLQRRSLPTSFKLFTGSAWVFLTRSFVEYCIWGWDNLPRTILMYYTNFISSPEGYFHTVICNTEEFRNTAVSHDLHYIAWDTPPKQHPRLLTIKDFSHMVNSSAPFARKFPKDDPVLDKIDRELLGRTHRFARGAWCIGNSNNGSDPCLLRGDDSVFRPGPGADRLENLLRKLLSEDSRGDSCRERG